A portion of the Toxoplasma gondii ME49 chromosome VIIb, whole genome shotgun sequence genome contains these proteins:
- the RPS14 gene encoding ribosomal protein RPS14 (encoded by transcript TGME49_263700), giving the protein MAPKKSAKAATGEEGEAQGSGLGPATRDGEIVFGVAHIYASFNDTFIHVTDLSGRETLVRVTGGMKVKADRDESSPYAAMMAAADVAARCKELGISAVHVKVRAAGGTRSKTPGPGAQSALRALARSGLRIGRIEDVTPIPTDSTRRKSGRRGRRL; this is encoded by the exons ATGGCACCGAAGAAGTCTGCGAAAGCCGCCactggcgaggaaggcgaagctcAGGGTTCCGGTCTGGGTCCGGCGACCCGCGACGGGGAAATCGTGTTTGGCGTCGCACATATTTACGCCTCCTTCAACGACACTTTCATCCACGTCACTGACTTGAGTGGGAGAGAAACTCTGGTCCGCGTGACTGGCGGCATGAAAGTCAAGGCCGACCGCGACGAAAGCTCTCCGTATGCGGCGATGATGGCTGCTGCCGACGTTGCTGCGCGATGCAAGGAACTTGGAATCTCTGCTGTCCACGTCAAGGTCCGCGCTGCCGGAGGCACACGCAGCAAGACCCCTGGCCCCGGTGCCCAGAGCGCTCTCCG AGCCCTGGCGCGTTCCGGCCTGCGTATCGGCCGCATTGAGGACGTGACTCCGATTCCTACCGAttcgacgagaagaaagtctGGTCGTCGGGGTCGCCGCCTTTAG